In Acipenser ruthenus chromosome 53, fAciRut3.2 maternal haplotype, whole genome shotgun sequence, the following proteins share a genomic window:
- the LOC117432984 gene encoding deleted in malignant brain tumors 1 protein-like: MCYVLIEIAQLVCRDLGCGYAASAPQASLFGEGTGPVWKPSVECVPGRSQMHCTIIPMQTTSCNHSEDAGVICSDILNIRLANGANNCSGRVEFYYKDQWEAGCGDYWDMRHAQVVCRELGCGYAVSAPVGAHFGNRTAPYWRKGFHCSGEEQSLISCSVNDLTTCHKDASVICSELGFDIRLINGSNNCSGRVELYFEGQRRRMCNNGWDNATAHVVCKQLGCGYAISPQEGALFGEGTDPSWLLGVSCTGRESSLERCLSGQNGIQECTDGSAVSVICSGAAVPVRLVNGNNSCSGRVEFNSIGVWKAVCGSDWDMNDAEVVCRELGCGPAVSALRGSHFGQGQGSVWQYRMECTGRESSLERCDSHKLVGSFCSQKYSAGAVCSGNASQQHPTTTTPTGKWGCYIQIYRIMVMGKTERTN; the protein is encoded by the exons ATGTGCTATGTGCTCATTGAAATTGCCCAGCTTGTGTGCAGAGATCTGGGCTGTGGCTATGCTGCATCTGCTCCACAGGCTTCACTCTTTGGAGAGGGGACTGGTCCTGTCTGGAAACCCAGTGTAGAATGTGTTCCAGGAAGATCACAGATGCATTGCACGATAATCCCTATGCAAACAACAAGCTGTAATCACAGTGAAGATGCTGGGGTCATTtgttcag ATATTCTAAACATCAGACTGGCCAACGGAGCGAACAACTGCTCTGGGAGAGTTGAGTTCTATTACAAGGATCAGTGGGAGGCGGGGTGTGGGGATTACTGGGACATGCGTCACGCTCAGgttgtgtgcagagagctgggctGTGGCTACGCTGTGTCTGCTCCAGTTGGAGCACACTTTGGGAACAGGACTGCCCCCTACTGGAGAAAAGGTTTTCATTGTTCAGGAGAAGAACAATCTCTGATCAGCTGCTCTGTAAACGATTTGACAACTTGTCATAAGGATGCCAGTGTCATTTGTTCAG AACTTGGCTTTGATATCAGACTGATCAATGGGAGTAATAACTGCTCTGGGAGAGTTGAGCTATATTTTGAAGGTCAGAGAAGGAGAATGTGTAACAATGGATGGGATAATGCCACCGCTCATGTGGTCTGCAAACAGCTGGGTTGTGGCTACGCTATATCTCCTCAAGAGGGCGCACTCTTTGGAGAAGGGACAGACCCCTCCTGGCTGTTGGGAGTAAGCTGTACAGGAAGAGAGTCCTCTCTAGAGAGGTGCCTTTCAGGACAGAACGGAATACAGGAATGCACAGATGGATCTGCGGTCAGTGTAATTTGTTCAG GTGCTGCCGTTCCTGTCAGACTGGTCAATGGAAACAACAGCTGCTCTGGGAGAGTTGAGTTCAATTCCATTGgcgtgtggaaggcagtgtgtgGTAGTGACTGGGACATGAACGATGCGGAGgttgtgtgcagagagctgggctGTGGCCCTGCTGTGTCTGCTCTAAGAGGATCCCACTTTGGACAGGGGCAAGGATCTGTCTGGCAGTATAGAATGGAATGTACTGGAAGAGAATCATCACTGGAGAGATGTGATTCACATAAACTTGTAGGATCATTCTGCAGCCAGAAGTATAGTGCAGGGGCTGTGTGTTCAG gaAATGCCTCCCAACAGCACCCTACCACCACCACTCCCACAGGCAAGTGGGGCTGTTATATTCAAATCTATAGAATAATGGTGATGGGTAAAACTGAAAGAACAAACTGA